One Anas platyrhynchos isolate ZD024472 breed Pekin duck chromosome 10, IASCAAS_PekinDuck_T2T, whole genome shotgun sequence genomic window carries:
- the TAF7L gene encoding transcription initiation factor TFIID subunit 7-like has translation MSKSKDDAPHELESQFVLRLPPEYASTVRRAVQSGSVNLKDRLTIELHADGRHGIVRVDRVPLAAKLVDLPCIIESLKTIDKKTFYKTADICQMLVCTVDGDLYPPLEEQTVSTDPKANKKKDKDREKKFIWNHGITLPLKNVRKRRFRKTAKKKYIESPDVEKEVKRLLSTDAEAVSVRWEVIAEDETKEVDNHGSLTSLDISSPGMSGHKQGHGSSEHDELREIFNDISSSSEDEDERDHHDDEDLNIMDTEEDLERQLQDKLNESDGQQQENEGSNQIVMGIQKQIDNLKSKLQETQDRRKRQEDLIMKVENLALKTRLQAVLDEFKQQEEREKQQMTSLQEQLESLMEK, from the exons ATGAGCAAGAGCAAGGATGACGCCCCCCACGAGCTGGAGAGCCAGTTCGTGCTCAGGCTGCCGCCG gagtACGCCTCCACCGTGCGCAGAGCGGTGCAGTCCGGGAGCGTCAACCTGAAGGACAGGCTGACCATCGAGCTGCACG CGGATGGGCGCCATGGGATCGTCCGCGTTGACCGGGTGCCGCTGGCAGCCAAGCTGGTGGATCTGCCCTGCATCATCGAAAGCTTAAAAACCATCGATAAGAAGACCTTCTATAAGACAGCAGATATCTGCCAG ATGCTCGTTTGCACCGTGGATGGTGATCTCTACCCCCCTTTGGAAGAGCAAACTGTGAGCACTGACCCCAaggcaaacaagaaaaaagacaaggacagagagaagaaattcaTCTGGAACCATGGCA TTACTCTTCCCCTGAAAAATGTACGAAAGAGACGATTCCGGAAGACAGCTAAGAAGAAG TACATTGAGTCTCCCGATGTGGAGAAAGAGGTGAAGCGTCTCCTGAGCACAGATGCTGAAGCTGTCAGTGTCC GCTGGGAAGTCATTGCTGAAGATGAAACAAAAGAAGTAGACAACCATGGTTCACTCACGAGCCTGGACATCTCCTCCCCAGGGATGTCGGGACATAAGCAAGGCCACGGATCCTCGG AACATGACGAGCTGCGGGAGATATTTAATGacatcagcagcagcagtgaggatgAAGATGAGCGGGATCATCACGATGATGAAGACCTGAACATTATGGACACCGAGGAGGACTTGGAGAGGCAGCTGCAGGACAAGCTGAATGAGTCtgatgggcagcagcaggagaacgAGGGGTCCAACCAGATAG TCATGGGGATCCAGAAACAGATCGACAACCTGAAGAGTAAACTCCAGGAGACCCAGGACAGGAGGAAGCGCCAGGAAGATCTTATCATGAAAGTAGAGAATCTAGCCCTCAAG ACCCGACTACAAGCTGTGCTGGATGAATTCAAGCAGCAGGAAGAGCGAGAGAAGCAGCAG ATGACGtctctgcaggagcagctggagtCCCTCATGGAGAAGTGA
- the LOC101801601 gene encoding uncharacterized protein, which translates to MEETYLLNVEGVKKKILHGGQGELPKFQDGSKITFHFQTLKDNFERTVIDDSREAGIPMEIIVGKMFKMEIWETLLSSMRAGEVAEFWCDAIHTGMYALVSKGMRRIAEGRDPLEGQKHRCGMGNMFDYHSTGYDDLDELQRTPQPLIFIMELFRVEEPSAYKRDTWAMSKEEKLAAVPVLHSEGNRLVLRKEFRQAAEKYQEAVICLRNLQAKEKPWEEGWLKLESLVTPLVLNYCQCQLELGEYYEVLEHTTELLQKHKDNAKAYFKRAKAHAAVWNEREAREDFLRVAHLDPAMAAAVKKELKQLGERMRKKHVEDRKRYQGLFQQPQGPRAGKGAAEGSGGQEGEGERQQGEVGVLETGEGEQGTGVGPSGADKGEQGNHGDGHEEEAPEGDMAPGEPVEVRDGMGQGGEENLGTCRAEPGSCGAGRGTGEEDKETAEEEEEEKEGKETVEEEEEVVVEQEEGEKEAVEEKVVGVEEDEGEKGTVEEVVVVEEEKEREKETMEKKVVVVEEEEKEVVVVEEEEGEKGTVAGKEEGENETMEEEEEKVEEEEEEEEEEVEEEENPAAELEKLSVGHQGAAEEAGLVQGLEQGAGEAEQSGAGSMAGDKPSRASELGPTFLDQGTSQEEQGQGSCGGHRAGRGGSPPAITAGEVLYAGPLEADQELAGGAEVPPCPTPAGEGAGAPLGQCRESRELRATTLGHGQP; encoded by the exons ATGGAGGAAACGTACCTGCTGAACGTGGAAGGGGTCAAAAAGAAGATCCTGCACGGAGGCCAAGGGGAGCTGCCGAAATTCCAGGATGGGAGCAAG ATCACCTTCCACTTCCAGACGCTGAAGGACAACTTCGAGAGGACGGTGATCGATGACAGCCGGGAGGCCGGCATCCCCATGGAGATCATCGTGGGCAAGATGTTCAAGATGGAGATCTGGGAGACGCTGCTCAGCTCCATGAGGGCCGGGGAGGTGGCGGAGTTCTGGTGCGACGCCATC CACACCGGCATGTACGCCCTGGTGTCCAAGGGCATGCGGAGGATTGCAGAGGGCCGGGACCCCCTGGAAGGGCAGAAGCACCGCTGCGGCATGGGCAACATGTTCGACTACCACAGCACGGGCTACGACGACCTGGACGAGCTGCAGCGGACGCCACAGCCCCTCATCTTCATCATGGAGCTGTTCCGG GTGGAGGAGCCCTCGGCATACAAGCGCGACACCTGGGCCATGAGCAAGGAGGAGAAGCTGGCTGCCGTGCCCGTGCTGCACAGCGAGGGCAACCGCCTCGTGCTCCGCAAGGAGTTTCGGCAGGCCGCGGAGAAATACCAGGAGGCCGTCATCTGCCTCAGGAACCTGCAGGCTAAG GAGAAGCCGTGGGAGGAGGGCTGGCTGAAGCTGGAGAGCCTGGTCACGCCGCTGGTGCTCAACTACTGCCAgtgccagctggagctgggcgaGTACTACGAGGTGCTGGAGCACACGACAGAGCTCCTCCAGAAGCACAAAG ACAACGCCAAGGCGTATTTCAAGCGGGCCAAGGCCCACGCTGCCGTGTGGAACGAGCGGGAGGCGCGGGAGGATTTCCTACGCGTGGCCCACCTTGACCCCGCCATGGCGGCCGCTGTGAAGAAGGAGCTGAagcagctgggggagaggaTGAGGAAGAAGCACGTGGAGGATCGCAAGCGCTACCAGGGGCTcttccagcagccccaggggccCAGGGCTGGCAAAGGGGCTGCAGAGGGCAgcggggggcaggagggggaaggggagaggcagcagggggAGGTTGGGGTCCTGGAGacaggggaaggggagcagggcACAGGAGTGGGGCCATCAGGGGCTGATAAAGGAGAGCAAGGGAACCATGGGGATGGGCATGAAGAAGAAGCACCAGAAGGAGACATGGCCCCGGGGGAGCCTGTAGAGGTGAGGGATGGaatggggcagggaggggaagaaaacctGGGCacctgcagggcagagccagggagctgtggggcagggagggggacaGGAGAGGAAGACAAGGAGACagcggaggaggaagaggaggagaaggaaggcaAGGAGAcagtggaagaggaggaggaggtggtggtggaacAGGAAGAAGGGGAGAAAGAGGCAGTGGAAGAGAAGGTggtgggggtggaggaggatgaaggGGAGAAAGGGACAGTAGaagaggtggtggtggtagaggaggagaaagaaagggagaaagagacaATGGAAAAGAAGGTAgttgtggtggaggaggaagagaaagaggtggttgtggtggaggaagaagaaggggaGAAAGGGACAGTGGCAGGGAAAGAAGAAGGGGAGAATGAGACaatggaggaggaagaagaaaaagtagaagaggaggaggaagaagaggaggaagaagtggaagaggaagagaacccagcagcagagctggaaaagctCTCTGTGGGGCATCAGGGGGCAGCAGAGGAAGCAGGGCTGGTACaagggctggagcagggagctggggaggcagAACAAAGTGGTGCAGggagcatggctggggacaagccAAGCAGAGCTTCAGAGCTGGGGCCCACATTTCTGGACCAGGGAACAtcccaggaggagcagggacaGGGGAGCTGTGGGGGGCACCGAGCAGGCAGAGGCGGCTCCCCCCCAGCCATCACTGCTGGGGAAGTGCTTTATGCTGGGCCCTTGGAGGCAgaccaggagctggcaggggggGCAGAAGtgcctccctgccccacaccagctggggaaggggctggggcacccctggggcagtgcagggagagcagggagctCAGGGCCACCACACTGGGGCACGGGCAGCCCTGA